In Gopherus flavomarginatus isolate rGopFla2 chromosome 5, rGopFla2.mat.asm, whole genome shotgun sequence, one DNA window encodes the following:
- the QPRT gene encoding nicotinate-nucleotide pyrophosphorylase [carboxylating] isoform X1 yields the protein MFVMPVIGVTLRCVRYMGCFISESSAFLKTDFAKKAGRGQTLLVIDSSMAGKSFEEKIAWVLALKRRNKYPEGMNKAGRLNLRRFAANFSLEDGTLFRTGRGRKVIVVHTRNRALELFEQHHGGLWGGHQGIFKTRTALTTRYYWPGMTKDIVQWVEQCVKCQKGRKAVTLHTPVESKTDTPVESKTDTPVESKTDTSVESKKTPTPPGQSHLLASPSHTPAPSTPGSVSCSSSLSSCPLLPDSTEWRWQTDAMTCRLDLSHLLPPPRLRQLVRDWLQEDAPAFDPAGCAVGEGPECAVLLCKSPGVLAGCPFFDAIFTELGCTVEWFQPEGAWLEPVARVAEVRGKARHLLLGERTALNCLGRCSGVATAAGRACRLAQQASWHGQVAGTRKTTPGFRLAEKYALLVGGASGHRYDLGSLIMLKDNHVWAAGGIAQAIQEAQRVAGFHLKLEVECRSLEEALEAAEAGSDIIMLDNFSPEDLHPAASALKAAHPRVIVEASGGISEENISQFFGPCIDVLSLGCLTQSSQAVDFSLKICRETPVQRDFAF from the exons atgtttgtcaTGCCTGTGATCGGCGTGACACTGAGATGTGTACGTTATATGGGTTGCTTTATTTCAGAGtcttcagcatttctgaaaactgATTTTGCCAAAAAAGCTGGACGAGGCCAAACCCTCCTTGTAATAGACAGCAGTATGGCAG GGAAATCCTTCGAGGAAAAAATCGCCTGGGTGTTGGCATTAAAGAGGAGAAACAAGTACCCTGAAGGAATGAATAAAGCTGGCAGACTTAATCTGCGTCGATTTGCTGCCAACTTTTCTTTGGAAG ATGGGACACTTTTCCGTACTGGCAGAGGGAGAAAGGTCATCGTCGTGCACACCAGGAACCGAGCCCTGGAGCTCTTCGAACAGCATCACGGGGGTCTCTGGGGCGGACACCAAGGAATCTTTAAAACAAGAACCGCGCTGACCACCCGATACTATTGGCCTGGGATGACGAAGGACATCGTCCAGTGG GTGGAGCAATGTGTGAAGtgccagaaggggagaaaagctGTAACTCTGCACACCCCCGTGGAAAGCAAAACGGACACCCCCGTGGAAAGCAAAACGGACACCCCCGTGGAAAGCAAAACGGACACCTCCGTGGAAAGCAAAAAG acccccaccccccctgGCCAGTCCCACCTCCTggccagcccctcccacacccctgctccttccACGCCAGGAAGTGTGTCCTGCTCCAGCTCTCTGTCCAGCTGCCCCTTGCTCCCGGACTCCACTGAGTGGCGGTGGCAG ACCGACGCCATGACGTGCCGCCTGGATCTCTCCcacctcctcccgcccccccgcTTGCGCCAGCTGGTCCGGGACTGGCTCCAAGAGGATGCCCCGGCCTTTGACCCCGCCGGCTGTGCAGTGGGGGAAGGCCCGGAGTGCGCTGTCCTCCTCTGCAAGTCTCCCGGGGTGTTGGCTGGCTGCCCCTTCTTCGATGCCATCTTTACCGAGCTGGGCTGCACTGTGGAGTGGTTCCAGCCCGAGGGGGCCTGGCTGGAGCCTGTGGCCCGCGTGGCCGAAGTCCGCGGCAAAGCCCGCCACCTGTTGCTCGGGGAGAGGACTGCTCTGAATTGCCTGGGACGGTGCAGCGGGGTGGCCACGGCCGCGGGACGGGCCTGCCGGCTGGCGCAGCAGGCCAGCTGGCATGGGCAAGTGGCCGGGACGAGGAAGACCACGCCGGGTTTCAGGCTGGCAGAGAAGTACGCCCTGCTGGTGGGGGGAGCTTCGGGCCACCGCTACGACTTGGGCAGTCTCATCATGCTGAAGGATAACCACGTCTGGGCTGCGGGAGGAATTGCCCAG GCCATCCAGGAAGCCCAGCGGGTGGCTGGCTTTCATCTGAAGCTGGAGGTGGAGTGTCGTTCACTGGAAGAGGCCCTGGAAGCTGCAGAGGCCGGATCTGACATCATCATGCTAGATAACTTCTCCCCGGAG GATTTGCATCCCGCCGCCAGTGCGCTGAAAGCCGCCCATCCCCGGGTGATAGTGGAAGCCAGCGGGGGGATCTCGGAGGAGAATATCTCCCAATTCTTCGGCCCGTGTATAGACGTCCTTTCTCTGGGATGCCTCACCCAGTCGTCCCAAGCCGTGGATTTTTCCCTCAAAATCTGTCGGGAGACACCAGTCCAGAGAGATTTTGCCTTCTAA
- the QPRT gene encoding nicotinate-nucleotide pyrophosphorylase [carboxylating] isoform X4: MFVMPVIGVTLRCVRYMGCFISESSAFLKTDFAKKAGRGQTLLVIDSSMAGKSFEEKIAWVLALKRRNKYPEGMNKAGRLNLRRFAANFSLEDGTLFRTGRGRKVIVVHTRNRALELFEQHHGGLWGGHQGIFKTRTALTTRYYWPGMTKDIVQWVEQCVKCQKGRKAVTLHTPVESKTDTPVESKTDTPVESKTDTSVESKKTDAMTCRLDLSHLLPPPRLRQLVRDWLQEDAPAFDPAGCAVGEGPECAVLLCKSPGVLAGCPFFDAIFTELGCTVEWFQPEGAWLEPVARVAEVRGKARHLLLGERTALNCLGRCSGVATAAGRACRLAQQASWHGQVAGTRKTTPGFRLAEKYALLVGGASGHRYDLGSLIMLKDNHVWAAGGIAQAIQEAQRVAGFHLKLEVECRSLEEALEAAEAGSDIIMLDNFSPEDLHPAASALKAAHPRVIVEASGGISEENISQFFGPCIDVLSLGCLTQSSQAVDFSLKICRETPVQRDFAF; this comes from the exons atgtttgtcaTGCCTGTGATCGGCGTGACACTGAGATGTGTACGTTATATGGGTTGCTTTATTTCAGAGtcttcagcatttctgaaaactgATTTTGCCAAAAAAGCTGGACGAGGCCAAACCCTCCTTGTAATAGACAGCAGTATGGCAG GGAAATCCTTCGAGGAAAAAATCGCCTGGGTGTTGGCATTAAAGAGGAGAAACAAGTACCCTGAAGGAATGAATAAAGCTGGCAGACTTAATCTGCGTCGATTTGCTGCCAACTTTTCTTTGGAAG ATGGGACACTTTTCCGTACTGGCAGAGGGAGAAAGGTCATCGTCGTGCACACCAGGAACCGAGCCCTGGAGCTCTTCGAACAGCATCACGGGGGTCTCTGGGGCGGACACCAAGGAATCTTTAAAACAAGAACCGCGCTGACCACCCGATACTATTGGCCTGGGATGACGAAGGACATCGTCCAGTGG GTGGAGCAATGTGTGAAGtgccagaaggggagaaaagctGTAACTCTGCACACCCCCGTGGAAAGCAAAACGGACACCCCCGTGGAAAGCAAAACGGACACCCCCGTGGAAAGCAAAACGGACACCTCCGTGGAAAGCAAAAAG ACCGACGCCATGACGTGCCGCCTGGATCTCTCCcacctcctcccgcccccccgcTTGCGCCAGCTGGTCCGGGACTGGCTCCAAGAGGATGCCCCGGCCTTTGACCCCGCCGGCTGTGCAGTGGGGGAAGGCCCGGAGTGCGCTGTCCTCCTCTGCAAGTCTCCCGGGGTGTTGGCTGGCTGCCCCTTCTTCGATGCCATCTTTACCGAGCTGGGCTGCACTGTGGAGTGGTTCCAGCCCGAGGGGGCCTGGCTGGAGCCTGTGGCCCGCGTGGCCGAAGTCCGCGGCAAAGCCCGCCACCTGTTGCTCGGGGAGAGGACTGCTCTGAATTGCCTGGGACGGTGCAGCGGGGTGGCCACGGCCGCGGGACGGGCCTGCCGGCTGGCGCAGCAGGCCAGCTGGCATGGGCAAGTGGCCGGGACGAGGAAGACCACGCCGGGTTTCAGGCTGGCAGAGAAGTACGCCCTGCTGGTGGGGGGAGCTTCGGGCCACCGCTACGACTTGGGCAGTCTCATCATGCTGAAGGATAACCACGTCTGGGCTGCGGGAGGAATTGCCCAG GCCATCCAGGAAGCCCAGCGGGTGGCTGGCTTTCATCTGAAGCTGGAGGTGGAGTGTCGTTCACTGGAAGAGGCCCTGGAAGCTGCAGAGGCCGGATCTGACATCATCATGCTAGATAACTTCTCCCCGGAG GATTTGCATCCCGCCGCCAGTGCGCTGAAAGCCGCCCATCCCCGGGTGATAGTGGAAGCCAGCGGGGGGATCTCGGAGGAGAATATCTCCCAATTCTTCGGCCCGTGTATAGACGTCCTTTCTCTGGGATGCCTCACCCAGTCGTCCCAAGCCGTGGATTTTTCCCTCAAAATCTGTCGGGAGACACCAGTCCAGAGAGATTTTGCCTTCTAA
- the QPRT gene encoding nicotinate-nucleotide pyrophosphorylase [carboxylating] isoform X5 — MAGKSFEEKIAWVLALKRRNKYPEGMNKAGRLNLRRFAANFSLEDGTLFRTGRGRKVIVVHTRNRALELFEQHHGGLWGGHQGIFKTRTALTTRYYWPGMTKDIVQWVEQCVKCQKGRKAVTLHTPVESKTDTPVESKTDTPVESKTDTSVESKKTPTPPGQSHLLASPSHTPAPSTPGSVSCSSSLSSCPLLPDSTEWRWQTDAMTCRLDLSHLLPPPRLRQLVRDWLQEDAPAFDPAGCAVGEGPECAVLLCKSPGVLAGCPFFDAIFTELGCTVEWFQPEGAWLEPVARVAEVRGKARHLLLGERTALNCLGRCSGVATAAGRACRLAQQASWHGQVAGTRKTTPGFRLAEKYALLVGGASGHRYDLGSLIMLKDNHVWAAGGIAQAIQEAQRVAGFHLKLEVECRSLEEALEAAEAGSDIIMLDNFSPEDLHPAASALKAAHPRVIVEASGGISEENISQFFGPCIDVLSLGCLTQSSQAVDFSLKICRETPVQRDFAF; from the exons ATGGCAG GGAAATCCTTCGAGGAAAAAATCGCCTGGGTGTTGGCATTAAAGAGGAGAAACAAGTACCCTGAAGGAATGAATAAAGCTGGCAGACTTAATCTGCGTCGATTTGCTGCCAACTTTTCTTTGGAAG ATGGGACACTTTTCCGTACTGGCAGAGGGAGAAAGGTCATCGTCGTGCACACCAGGAACCGAGCCCTGGAGCTCTTCGAACAGCATCACGGGGGTCTCTGGGGCGGACACCAAGGAATCTTTAAAACAAGAACCGCGCTGACCACCCGATACTATTGGCCTGGGATGACGAAGGACATCGTCCAGTGG GTGGAGCAATGTGTGAAGtgccagaaggggagaaaagctGTAACTCTGCACACCCCCGTGGAAAGCAAAACGGACACCCCCGTGGAAAGCAAAACGGACACCCCCGTGGAAAGCAAAACGGACACCTCCGTGGAAAGCAAAAAG acccccaccccccctgGCCAGTCCCACCTCCTggccagcccctcccacacccctgctccttccACGCCAGGAAGTGTGTCCTGCTCCAGCTCTCTGTCCAGCTGCCCCTTGCTCCCGGACTCCACTGAGTGGCGGTGGCAG ACCGACGCCATGACGTGCCGCCTGGATCTCTCCcacctcctcccgcccccccgcTTGCGCCAGCTGGTCCGGGACTGGCTCCAAGAGGATGCCCCGGCCTTTGACCCCGCCGGCTGTGCAGTGGGGGAAGGCCCGGAGTGCGCTGTCCTCCTCTGCAAGTCTCCCGGGGTGTTGGCTGGCTGCCCCTTCTTCGATGCCATCTTTACCGAGCTGGGCTGCACTGTGGAGTGGTTCCAGCCCGAGGGGGCCTGGCTGGAGCCTGTGGCCCGCGTGGCCGAAGTCCGCGGCAAAGCCCGCCACCTGTTGCTCGGGGAGAGGACTGCTCTGAATTGCCTGGGACGGTGCAGCGGGGTGGCCACGGCCGCGGGACGGGCCTGCCGGCTGGCGCAGCAGGCCAGCTGGCATGGGCAAGTGGCCGGGACGAGGAAGACCACGCCGGGTTTCAGGCTGGCAGAGAAGTACGCCCTGCTGGTGGGGGGAGCTTCGGGCCACCGCTACGACTTGGGCAGTCTCATCATGCTGAAGGATAACCACGTCTGGGCTGCGGGAGGAATTGCCCAG GCCATCCAGGAAGCCCAGCGGGTGGCTGGCTTTCATCTGAAGCTGGAGGTGGAGTGTCGTTCACTGGAAGAGGCCCTGGAAGCTGCAGAGGCCGGATCTGACATCATCATGCTAGATAACTTCTCCCCGGAG GATTTGCATCCCGCCGCCAGTGCGCTGAAAGCCGCCCATCCCCGGGTGATAGTGGAAGCCAGCGGGGGGATCTCGGAGGAGAATATCTCCCAATTCTTCGGCCCGTGTATAGACGTCCTTTCTCTGGGATGCCTCACCCAGTCGTCCCAAGCCGTGGATTTTTCCCTCAAAATCTGTCGGGAGACACCAGTCCAGAGAGATTTTGCCTTCTAA
- the MYL11 gene encoding myosin regulatory light chain 11, translating to MAPKKAKRKAVEGSSNVFSMFDQTQIQEFKEAFTVIDQNRDGIIDKEDLRDTFAAMGRLNVKNEELEAMIKEASGPINFTVFLTMFGEKLKGADPEDVIMGAFKVLDSEGKGTIKKQFLEELLTTQCDRFTPEEIKNMWAAFPPDVAGNVDYKNICYVITHGEDKEGE from the exons ATG gcaCCCAAGAAGGCGAAGAGGAAGGCAGTTGAAGGCAGCTCCAATGTCTTCTCTATGTTTGACCAAACCCAAATCCAGGAGTTTAAAGAG GCCTTCACTGTCATTGACCAGAACAGAGATGGCATCATCGACAAGGAAGACCTGAGAGACACATTCGCCGCCATGG GGCGCCTGAACGTGAAGAACGAGGAGCTGGAAGCCATGATTAAGGAAGCCAGTGGCCCCATCAACTTCACCGTCTTCCTCACCATGTTTGGGGAGAAGCTCAAGG GTGCTGACCCCGAGGACGTGATCATGGGGGCGTTCAAGGTCCTGGACAGCGAGGGCAAAGGCACCATCAAGAAGCAGTT cCTGGAAGAACTTCTGACCACACAGTGTGACAGATTCACCCCAGAAGAG atcAAGAACATGTGGGCAGCTTTTCCTCCAGATGTGGCCGGGAACGTGGACTACAAGAACATCTGCTATGTCATTACACACGGTGAAGACAAAGAAGGGGAGTAA
- the QPRT gene encoding nicotinate-nucleotide pyrophosphorylase [carboxylating] isoform X2 codes for MFVMPVIGVTLRCVRYMGCFISESSAFLKTDFAKKAGRGQTLLVIDSSMAGKSFEEKIAWVLALKRRNKYPEGMNKAGRLNLRRFAANFSLEDGTLFRTGRGRKVIVVHTRNRALELFEQHHGGLWGGHQGIFKTRTALTTRYYWPGMTKDIVQWVEQCVKCQKGRKAVTLHTPVESKTDTPVESKTDTPVESKTDTSVESKKSHLLASPSHTPAPSTPGSVSCSSSLSSCPLLPDSTEWRWQTDAMTCRLDLSHLLPPPRLRQLVRDWLQEDAPAFDPAGCAVGEGPECAVLLCKSPGVLAGCPFFDAIFTELGCTVEWFQPEGAWLEPVARVAEVRGKARHLLLGERTALNCLGRCSGVATAAGRACRLAQQASWHGQVAGTRKTTPGFRLAEKYALLVGGASGHRYDLGSLIMLKDNHVWAAGGIAQAIQEAQRVAGFHLKLEVECRSLEEALEAAEAGSDIIMLDNFSPEDLHPAASALKAAHPRVIVEASGGISEENISQFFGPCIDVLSLGCLTQSSQAVDFSLKICRETPVQRDFAF; via the exons atgtttgtcaTGCCTGTGATCGGCGTGACACTGAGATGTGTACGTTATATGGGTTGCTTTATTTCAGAGtcttcagcatttctgaaaactgATTTTGCCAAAAAAGCTGGACGAGGCCAAACCCTCCTTGTAATAGACAGCAGTATGGCAG GGAAATCCTTCGAGGAAAAAATCGCCTGGGTGTTGGCATTAAAGAGGAGAAACAAGTACCCTGAAGGAATGAATAAAGCTGGCAGACTTAATCTGCGTCGATTTGCTGCCAACTTTTCTTTGGAAG ATGGGACACTTTTCCGTACTGGCAGAGGGAGAAAGGTCATCGTCGTGCACACCAGGAACCGAGCCCTGGAGCTCTTCGAACAGCATCACGGGGGTCTCTGGGGCGGACACCAAGGAATCTTTAAAACAAGAACCGCGCTGACCACCCGATACTATTGGCCTGGGATGACGAAGGACATCGTCCAGTGG GTGGAGCAATGTGTGAAGtgccagaaggggagaaaagctGTAACTCTGCACACCCCCGTGGAAAGCAAAACGGACACCCCCGTGGAAAGCAAAACGGACACCCCCGTGGAAAGCAAAACGGACACCTCCGTGGAAAGCAAAAAG TCCCACCTCCTggccagcccctcccacacccctgctccttccACGCCAGGAAGTGTGTCCTGCTCCAGCTCTCTGTCCAGCTGCCCCTTGCTCCCGGACTCCACTGAGTGGCGGTGGCAG ACCGACGCCATGACGTGCCGCCTGGATCTCTCCcacctcctcccgcccccccgcTTGCGCCAGCTGGTCCGGGACTGGCTCCAAGAGGATGCCCCGGCCTTTGACCCCGCCGGCTGTGCAGTGGGGGAAGGCCCGGAGTGCGCTGTCCTCCTCTGCAAGTCTCCCGGGGTGTTGGCTGGCTGCCCCTTCTTCGATGCCATCTTTACCGAGCTGGGCTGCACTGTGGAGTGGTTCCAGCCCGAGGGGGCCTGGCTGGAGCCTGTGGCCCGCGTGGCCGAAGTCCGCGGCAAAGCCCGCCACCTGTTGCTCGGGGAGAGGACTGCTCTGAATTGCCTGGGACGGTGCAGCGGGGTGGCCACGGCCGCGGGACGGGCCTGCCGGCTGGCGCAGCAGGCCAGCTGGCATGGGCAAGTGGCCGGGACGAGGAAGACCACGCCGGGTTTCAGGCTGGCAGAGAAGTACGCCCTGCTGGTGGGGGGAGCTTCGGGCCACCGCTACGACTTGGGCAGTCTCATCATGCTGAAGGATAACCACGTCTGGGCTGCGGGAGGAATTGCCCAG GCCATCCAGGAAGCCCAGCGGGTGGCTGGCTTTCATCTGAAGCTGGAGGTGGAGTGTCGTTCACTGGAAGAGGCCCTGGAAGCTGCAGAGGCCGGATCTGACATCATCATGCTAGATAACTTCTCCCCGGAG GATTTGCATCCCGCCGCCAGTGCGCTGAAAGCCGCCCATCCCCGGGTGATAGTGGAAGCCAGCGGGGGGATCTCGGAGGAGAATATCTCCCAATTCTTCGGCCCGTGTATAGACGTCCTTTCTCTGGGATGCCTCACCCAGTCGTCCCAAGCCGTGGATTTTTCCCTCAAAATCTGTCGGGAGACACCAGTCCAGAGAGATTTTGCCTTCTAA
- the QPRT gene encoding nicotinate-nucleotide pyrophosphorylase [carboxylating] isoform X3, with protein MQKQACSSRLNWESSAFLKTDFAKKAGRGQTLLVIDSSMAGKSFEEKIAWVLALKRRNKYPEGMNKAGRLNLRRFAANFSLEDGTLFRTGRGRKVIVVHTRNRALELFEQHHGGLWGGHQGIFKTRTALTTRYYWPGMTKDIVQWVEQCVKCQKGRKAVTLHTPVESKTDTPVESKTDTPVESKTDTSVESKKTPTPPGQSHLLASPSHTPAPSTPGSVSCSSSLSSCPLLPDSTEWRWQTDAMTCRLDLSHLLPPPRLRQLVRDWLQEDAPAFDPAGCAVGEGPECAVLLCKSPGVLAGCPFFDAIFTELGCTVEWFQPEGAWLEPVARVAEVRGKARHLLLGERTALNCLGRCSGVATAAGRACRLAQQASWHGQVAGTRKTTPGFRLAEKYALLVGGASGHRYDLGSLIMLKDNHVWAAGGIAQAIQEAQRVAGFHLKLEVECRSLEEALEAAEAGSDIIMLDNFSPEDLHPAASALKAAHPRVIVEASGGISEENISQFFGPCIDVLSLGCLTQSSQAVDFSLKICRETPVQRDFAF; from the exons ATGCAGAAACAGGCCTGTTCCTCACGGCTAAACTGGG AGtcttcagcatttctgaaaactgATTTTGCCAAAAAAGCTGGACGAGGCCAAACCCTCCTTGTAATAGACAGCAGTATGGCAG GGAAATCCTTCGAGGAAAAAATCGCCTGGGTGTTGGCATTAAAGAGGAGAAACAAGTACCCTGAAGGAATGAATAAAGCTGGCAGACTTAATCTGCGTCGATTTGCTGCCAACTTTTCTTTGGAAG ATGGGACACTTTTCCGTACTGGCAGAGGGAGAAAGGTCATCGTCGTGCACACCAGGAACCGAGCCCTGGAGCTCTTCGAACAGCATCACGGGGGTCTCTGGGGCGGACACCAAGGAATCTTTAAAACAAGAACCGCGCTGACCACCCGATACTATTGGCCTGGGATGACGAAGGACATCGTCCAGTGG GTGGAGCAATGTGTGAAGtgccagaaggggagaaaagctGTAACTCTGCACACCCCCGTGGAAAGCAAAACGGACACCCCCGTGGAAAGCAAAACGGACACCCCCGTGGAAAGCAAAACGGACACCTCCGTGGAAAGCAAAAAG acccccaccccccctgGCCAGTCCCACCTCCTggccagcccctcccacacccctgctccttccACGCCAGGAAGTGTGTCCTGCTCCAGCTCTCTGTCCAGCTGCCCCTTGCTCCCGGACTCCACTGAGTGGCGGTGGCAG ACCGACGCCATGACGTGCCGCCTGGATCTCTCCcacctcctcccgcccccccgcTTGCGCCAGCTGGTCCGGGACTGGCTCCAAGAGGATGCCCCGGCCTTTGACCCCGCCGGCTGTGCAGTGGGGGAAGGCCCGGAGTGCGCTGTCCTCCTCTGCAAGTCTCCCGGGGTGTTGGCTGGCTGCCCCTTCTTCGATGCCATCTTTACCGAGCTGGGCTGCACTGTGGAGTGGTTCCAGCCCGAGGGGGCCTGGCTGGAGCCTGTGGCCCGCGTGGCCGAAGTCCGCGGCAAAGCCCGCCACCTGTTGCTCGGGGAGAGGACTGCTCTGAATTGCCTGGGACGGTGCAGCGGGGTGGCCACGGCCGCGGGACGGGCCTGCCGGCTGGCGCAGCAGGCCAGCTGGCATGGGCAAGTGGCCGGGACGAGGAAGACCACGCCGGGTTTCAGGCTGGCAGAGAAGTACGCCCTGCTGGTGGGGGGAGCTTCGGGCCACCGCTACGACTTGGGCAGTCTCATCATGCTGAAGGATAACCACGTCTGGGCTGCGGGAGGAATTGCCCAG GCCATCCAGGAAGCCCAGCGGGTGGCTGGCTTTCATCTGAAGCTGGAGGTGGAGTGTCGTTCACTGGAAGAGGCCCTGGAAGCTGCAGAGGCCGGATCTGACATCATCATGCTAGATAACTTCTCCCCGGAG GATTTGCATCCCGCCGCCAGTGCGCTGAAAGCCGCCCATCCCCGGGTGATAGTGGAAGCCAGCGGGGGGATCTCGGAGGAGAATATCTCCCAATTCTTCGGCCCGTGTATAGACGTCCTTTCTCTGGGATGCCTCACCCAGTCGTCCCAAGCCGTGGATTTTTCCCTCAAAATCTGTCGGGAGACACCAGTCCAGAGAGATTTTGCCTTCTAA